A region of the Kribbella sp. NBC_01245 genome:
ACAGCAACGCGCGCGCCCGGACCGGCTGATCCTCGGCGTCCGACCACAGATAGCCCTGCTGTGGTACGCCTTCGACGCGCACCGGAACCAGCTCGCCGGTGTCCACCAACTCGCCGATCACGCGCTTGGCGGTTGCCGTGGGCAACGGAAAATGGCCGCCCGTGGCACCGCACAACTCGCGGGCGGTGGCGATCCCGAGGGACCGGGCGGAGATCCGGACCAGCTCCCGCCTTGCCTCGTCGGCTGTGGGTCCAGGGCCAGGCAGTACGTCGGCCGGCAGCACGCGTTCGGTGAGGTCGTACAGGCGCTCGAAGTTGCGGCGGCCCGCGATCGCGACCCGGCCCGTGCAGAAGAGGTACTCGATGGCAATCTTGGCGTCCTGCCAGTTCCACATCCGGCCGGTGGTCGGGTCAGGGTCCGGGTCGGTCCGCTTGCGGCGAAGGCCGTCGGGGTTCGCCTCGCCGGCCGTGAGTGGCCCGCGCTCGGTGACAATGGCCAGCACGTCCTCGACGAACCCGGGGCGTTCCACGCTCAGCCGGCGCATACCGGCGACGACCGACCATGGCGCCGTCAGGTCCGGGTCGAGCGGGGCGTTCCAGTCCTGCCGCTCGGCCGCGCGCATTCGCCATCGCATCAACGGGTAGCTGCTCAGCGGAAGCAGGCTCGCCTTGTGACCCCAGAAGTACTCGAACAACTCCCGCTTCGCGCCACCCCAGCACATCCGGTCCAGCGCCGTACGCGAGTAAGGCCCTAGCCGGGCGAACAACGGCAGATAGTGGGACCGGCAGAGCACGTTCACCGAGTCGAGCTGCAGTACGCCGACGCGGTCGATCGCCCGCCGGAGGTGCCGTACGTCGACGCGGCCAGACGGCTTCGGCTCGGCGAACCCCTGTGCGTTGAGCGCGATCCGTCGCGCCGCGTCGATCGGGATCAGCTCGCCACCCGGGCGCCGTACCGCTGCCATAGGCCGAACCTATCCCGCAACCAGTCCGGCGGCCGAGCGGGTAGACTGCGGAGAGTGAACGGGTCGGCCGGGCGGCCGCGTTGTTCGCCGGTTCGCCGGTGAGCACCGAGGAAAGTCCGGACTCCACAGGGCAGCGTGGTGGGTAACGCCCACCCGGGGCAACCCGCGGGACAGTGCCACAGAAAACAGACCGCCAGCGGCTTTGGTGAACCCCGTGGTTCATCGGAGTGCGGGTGAGGGTGAAACGGTGGTGTAAGAGACCACCAGCCCCGTAGGTGACTACGGGGGCTCGGTAAACCCCACGTGGAGCAAGGCCAAGAGGACGACGGGAAACCGCCGTCTGTGTGAGCGTTCGAGGGCTGCCCGCCCGATGCTCGCAGGTAGGCCGCTAGAGGCGATCGGCAACGATCGTCGTAGATGGATGGCCGCCGCCGCCGCGCCGCAAGGCACGACGCGCACAGGATCCGGCTTAAAGGCCGACCCGCTCACTCTTCAATCCGAACGGCTTCAGAGCCAGTCTCGGTCATGCCAGTCGTTCTGCCAGCGCAGGTCGATGGGCTGATCCGCGCGCTGATAGCGGATGTCGGTGGACAGCCGCATCACCCCGCCGGCGTCAACGTTGTCCAGGGCGGCATGCACCGTATAGGCGGTGTGCACGACCATGTCGCCCGCGGCGTAGTCGGCCACCAGCCAGCGCGCGTCGTACTCGTCGGCCAGCGACGGCAGGTCCGCCGTGATCGAGGCGGCCGGCGGTTTCAGCCAGTCGTTCGCCTCGTCGGCCAGCACCCGGTGGTGACTTCGTTCGAGGTAGACCAGGCCGCCGCGCGTGACCGGACAGTCGCCCAGCGGGATCCACGATGACAACACCCGGTCGGTGCCGTCGCGCAGGTAGACCAGGTCATAGTGCGCCTGAGTCGCGGTGCCGATGCCCGTCTCTCCCGGTGCGGTGTGCCGGATGATCTTGCGCTTGTGCAGGAACGTCTCGCCGCCGAGGAACCACGCGTACCAATCCCGCACCGCCGGCTGGGTGCAGAAGGCCCGGTACGCCGCACCCGGCACCACCTGACCGAACAGCACGTGTCGCAGGGCTTCCCGGTCGATCTGCGCACCTGCCAGCCCGACCTGTGGATCTGAGCCCAGCTGGATCAGCCCGGTCGCTGCCAGAGCGTCGAAGTAGTACCGCCGGAAGCCCCGAACGGTCTCCTGGTCCAGCGCGCCGGGCAGGTAGAGGTACCCCTCCCGCCGGAGTCGTTCCCACAGGGCCTGGCGATCACCGCGCTCGGCGTCGGGGACCGCGACCAGCTCGCCTAGACGCGCGGGCGATTCGTCCAGCCGGTATCCGTTTGAGGTCAGCATAGGCACCAGGATGCTGCCGTGCCTCACCGCGGTGAATGGACTCCCGTGACCTAGTTGTTGGACTCTTGTACGCATGAGTCGTGTCCATGCCGAGCCCAATAAACATTGGTCTACCTATCTCACTCCGGGTCCGGTTCATCGGCGACTTGGACTGTTCTGCCTCGGCGCCGGCGAAGGGCAGAACCCGCCGGAACCAAGCCCGGAACGCGCCCTCGGCTGCCACGCCGCTGTCCTGCTGCGCTCGGGCCACGGAGCACTGCTGCACAGTCCGCGCCGGCAACTCGTCGAGGTCCGGGCCCCGGCCGTGCTCTGGCTGTTCCCGGGCGTGCTGCACGGCTATCGCCCAGCCGGGGCAGGTTGGACGCAGGCCTGGGTCCTGTTCGACGGCCCGGCCACCGCGGCGTACGGCGCACTCGGCTACCTCGACCCCGACCGGCCGGTGTTGCCGCTCGGCACCGCGCCCAGCGGGCCGTACGGCGACCGTCTCCGCGTCGAGAAGGCGTTCGCGCAGCTGCTCGACCTAACCCCGCAAGAGCTCATCCTCGGCGTACGCCTGAACGAGGCGAAGGCCCTCCTTACCGGATCCACCCTCACCATCGCCACCATCGCCCACCGAATCGGCTACGACGACCCCGCCTACTTCAGCCGCCTCTTCACCACCCGCGTCGGCCAATCCCCCCGCACCTTCCGCACCCACGGCGCAATCACAGCCAAATCGCCAACCTGAGCTGAGGGCTAGACGGTTAGGTCTAGGGCGTAGAAGAGGTCGGTGGCGGAGAGGGTGGCGTTGGGGCGTTTGCCGGTTAGGGCGAAGCCGCGGTCGGTGTAGATCTTTTGGGCTACCACTTGCTGGTCGGTGGTCCAGAGCTTCATGCGTTGATAGCCGACGGATCGGGCGAAGGCGAGGCAGGTGTCGACCAGGCGGCCGCCGATGCCGTGACCGCGGCCGTCCGGATGCACCAGGAGGACGCGGAGCTTGGCGGTTTCACCCGAGTCATCGTCGTCGGCACGCACGCAGAGGATGCAGCCGACGCGGCGGCCGTTGAGTTCGGCGATCCAGCCGGCCTCGCGTTCCGGATCACGGCGTGTGAAGGACGCCATGATCTCCAGCACAACCGCCTCAAAGCGGCTGTCGAATCCGAACTCGCGGGCGTAGAGCTCACCATGCGCCTGCACGACCCAGCCCAGATCCCCTGGCCGGCCGATCCGCCGGATCACCACTGCGCCTTCTACCTCACCCGTCACAACACCCTCCACAACGCACTCCAAAGGCTCTCCACGGACACCTTACTGACACAGTCGTTTCAGTAGGGTAAGAATAGCCTTGTGACGACCACCGGAACACCCCCGTCCGCCCGGGAGACCGAACTGCTCGAGCGCGCCTATGCGTACTCGCTCGAGCACGGCCTGGCGGATCTGTCCCTGCGTCCCCTCGCCACGGCCATCGGGTCGAGCCCGCGCGTGCTGCTGTTCCTGTTCGGCAGCAAGGACGGCCTGATCCGCGCATTGCTCAACCGGGCAAGGGCCGACGAGCTCGCGCTACTGGATCGCATCCCCACGCAGTACGACGAGCCCGGCCTCGAGGTGGTCGCGCGTGAGCTCTGGAAGTGGCTCTCGGCCCCAGAGCGACGGGCGTTGATGCAGCTTTGGGTGGAGGCGTACGGGCGGTCGCTGGTCGATCCGGCCGGACCGTGGGCCGACTACGCCCGCACCTCGGTCGAGGTCTGGCTGGAGCTGCTCGCCAAGGCACAACCCGCCGCGGTACGTCGTACGGCTAGAGGGCGCGCACGACGTACCGCCGTACTGGCGATGCTCCGCGGAGGTCTGCTCGACCTGCTCGCGACAGGCGACCTCAAACGCACCACCGCCGCAGTGGAATCCCTACTGCACGAGTGAGAAGGCGACCAGGCGTTTGGCGATATCGGCCGCGGTGAGCCGCACCCGGACCGGCTGCCCGAGCGGCAACTGCGTCGTACCGGTGACTCGCCCCTCGACGGCGACATCGGACAGTACGACGATGCCGCGCGTCGGTTCGCGTTCGTCGACGTCGGTGATGACGCCGTCGAACTCCTGGCCGACCTCATCCGCAACCAGGCCTGCCTCGACCATGCCGACGATGGCGCGTTCGTAGGCGTTGGCCTTGCGGTCGCACTCCTCCATGATCTTCGGGATCTCGTTCATCGACTCGTGCACCCACGCCGGCACCTCGGAGCCGGCGCACAACGCGACGCAGATCTCGCTGGTCCACCGGTCCACCAGACGGCGCAAGGGTGCGGTGACATGGGCGTACGACGACTTCATCGCGGCATGCTCCGGCTGCTCCGGCACAGAACCCGAGAACGCCGTATAACCCGCCCCCCGGAACAGCACTGTGCACGCCGCCAGCATCGCGGCATGCGCCGGCACCTTCGCGTCCAGCGTGTGGATGAAATCGGCGTACGACAAACCGGGCGGCCACGGGATGCTCAGGGCCTTGGCCGTGTTCTCCAGCCGGCTGCGCACGCCATCCTGCGAGTCGGGCAGCGTGCGGAGGATGCCGATCTTGCCGTTCATCATCAGCTGCGCGGCGGCCATCCCGGTCAGCAGCGAGATCTGCGCGTTCCAGCCCTCGACCGGGAGTTGCGCGCGGAATTCGAGCGTCCAGTCGCCGTTGCCGGTGACAACCTCCTGGTCCGGGATGGGCAGGTTGACGCCACCGCGCGCGCGCTCGCGTTGTTCGCGCAGCAGGCCGACCTCGCGCAATAACGTCAACGACTCCCCGGCCGTACCGGCGTCCAGGTCCTTCTGCACGCCCGCGTAGTTCAGCTTGGCGCGCGACTTGACCAGCGCACGCCGTACGTCGACCTCGGTACCTTCGCCCGCCGCGTCGACCGTGATGGTCCAGAGCAGCGCGGGCCGAACCTCGTCGGGCAGCAGTGACGCCGCGCCCTCGGACAACTCCGGCGGGTGCAACGGCGTGCGCTTGTCCGGCGCGTACAGGGTCTCGCCCCGCTTGCGCGCCTCCAGGTCGATCGGATCGCCCGGCTGCACCCACGCGGCCACATCGGCGATCGCGTAGTGCACGGTGTAACCGTCGCCCGCGCGCTCGATGTGCAGTGCCTGGTCCAAGTCCATCGAGTCCGGCGGGTCGATCGTGACGAACTCGATCTCCGTCCGGTCCAACGCGGGCAGACGCGGGTTCGCCGCAGCGTGCAGGGCCGCCGCGACCACCTCCGCGGGGAACTCGGCCGGCACCTCCAGCTCCCGCCGGATCGCCTGCAAGGACGCGCGGAACACCTCGGGTACTTCCTCGGCGAAATGCACCTTCTGCAACGGCACGCGCGTCCTCCGTCCACTCAGCGTCCCGACCTCGCTGTCGGGGCTGTAGGGGTCAGACTAGTGCGGGGATGGTGTTGAAGCTCCTGAGGGACGCCAAGCCGTCGGCGTACCAGTGGATCTCGGTGATGGTGGCGGGCCGCAATTCCATCCGGAAGAGCGAGGACATCGGCGCCTGGAGCACCGCCCGGACCATCAACTTGATCGGCGTCACGTGCGTCACCACGACCACGGTCTTGCCCGGGTACGTCGACAGGATCCCGTCGCGCGCCGCCCGGATCCGCCGTCCGCACATCTCGAACGACTCCCCGTTCGGCGGCGCCACCGCGGTCGAGGCCAGCCACGCGTTCATCTGGTCCGGCCACTTGTGCTGGACCTCGGCGAAGGTAAAGCCGTCCCAGTCGCCGAACGAGCACTCGCGCCACTCCGGCGAGATGTCGACGTCCAGCCCGTACGACGCCGCGACCGCGCTCGCCGTCTGCTGGGCGCGACGCATCGGCGACGACACGATCGCGTCGATCTGGCCGACTCGCGCCTTCAGGTACGCCGCCGCGGCGCGAGCCTGCGCCTCGCCGTTCTCGCTCAGACCGGGATCATCCCCGCCCGAACCGGAGAACCGCTTGTCGACCGTGTGCGGCGTCTCGCCATGCCGCAGGAAGATCACCTGGGTAGGCGGCTCGGCCTGAGCGCCCCAGCCCTGCAAGGCCTTCGCCAGGTCAGACGGCTCCTCATCGACCCCTTTCGCGGCTACCACCTCAGTAGGGCGGAGCGGGACCGTCTTGCCGTCGAGCGCCATGTTCGCGAGGGCGTCGGCGGCGGAGTTCTGCGCGCGCGGCACCCAGGTCCACTCGGTACCGAGCGGCGCCAGCGACTGGGCCTTCGCCGCGAGCGGTTTCATGTCCGGGTGCTTGACCTTCCAGCGCCCGGCCATCTGCTCGATCACCAGTTTGGAGTCCATCCGGACCTCGATCGAGGCGTCCGGCGCGTACTCCCGGGCCAGCTCGAGCCCGGCGATCAAGCCGCTGTACTCCGCGACGTTGTTGGTCGCGATCCCGATCGTCACCCCGACCTGGGCGATCACCTCACCGCTGGCCGGGTCCCGCACCAGCGAGCCGTACGCCGCGGGACCCGGGTTGCCGCGGGATCCCCCGTCGGCCTCCACAATGACGTGGTCGATCACTTGGCGGGCTCTCCCGTCCGGACGAGGATCCGCCCGCACTCCTCGCAGCGCACGACCTCGTCGGCCGGCGCCGCCTTGATCCGGTTCAGGTCGGACGGCGTGAGCTCCATCCGGCAGCCCATACAGCGCTTGCCGACCAGCGGCGCGGCGCCGATACCGCCGTTGCGCTCGCGCAGCTTCTCGTACGTCGTGACCAGGTCCGCGGGCAATGCGGCCGAGGTCGACGAGCGCTTGTCCCCGAGGGAGGCGCGCTGCTCGTCCAGCTCCTTGAAAGCGCTGTCCCGGGCGGACTCCAGCTCGGCCTGACGCCCGGCGAAGGCCGCCGCGCGGGCGCGCAGGTCCTCCTGCACGGCCTCGGCCGCCTCCAGCCGCTCCATCACCTCGAGCTCGGCGTCCTCCAGGTCGGAGATGCGCCGGTCCAGCGAGACGATCTCGTGCTGCAGGTTCTCCAGATCACGCGGCGAACCGACCTGACCGGAGTCCATCCGCTGCTGATTACGGGTCCGGCGCTGGCGGACCTGCTCGACATCGCTGTCGGCCTTCTTCTGCTCGCGCTGCAGGTCACTGACCTCGGTCTCGGCGGCGACCAGCTCGGAATCGACGACGCTCTTCTCCTTGCCCAGCTCCGCCAGGGCGGCCAGCTCGGGCACGGCCTTGCGCTTGTGGGCGACCTGATCCAGCTGCAGGTCGAGGTCCTGCAGGTCCAGTAACACGCGTTGGACAGCGGGCTCGGCGTTCAGGGTCGGCTCCTTAGTTCTTCGTTCAGTTGTTCCCCCGTGTCAGAGCCGGAGATCCCAGGCATCTGTGCAGAGGGTCGAGATGTGAGTGTCCACGCTACTGCCCCGCGCCGCCAGCTCCGAGGTCAGGAGGCGTTCGGCGTCCGCGAGCCACGGCCATTCGCTCGCCCAGTGCGCCACATCGACCAGCGCCGGCCCCTCGTCGTACGCCCTCGCCTCGGTCGCCGGGTGGTGCCGCAGATCGGCCGTCACGTACGCGTCCGCCCCCGACGCCCGAACCCGGCCGAACTCCGAATCCCCCGCGCCACCGACCACCGCGACGGTCTCGATCATCCGCTCGGGATCACCGGACACCCGTACGCCGTGCGTCGTCCGGGGCAACGCTGTCGCGACCCGCTCGGCGAACTCCTTTAGCGGCAGCGGCTCAGCCAGTACGCCGATACGCCCACCACCTCGCGTGCTGGGCAGTTCCGCGAGCTCGAGCACGTCGAACGCGGGCTCCTCGTACGAATGGGCGGCCCGCATCGCCTCCACCACCTGACGCCGTCGGTAGCGCGGCAGCACCATCTCCACCTTCGCCTCGGCCACCCGCTCGATCCGGCCGGGTTCGCCCAGCGTGGGATTCGCGCCTTCGCCAGGCCGGAACGTGCCTTCGCCAAGCGTCGTCCACGCGGCGCGGTCGTACTCGCCGATGTTCCCGGCGCCCGCGGCCGCGAGGGCATCGATCATCGCGTCGGCCTCGGCGGTCGGGACGTGGACGACGATCTTGTCCATCGGGTCGGCCGGCATGGCCTTGAGCGGCCGGGTGCGGGTCAGACCGAGGGCCGCGGCGAGGGCATCGCTGACGCCCGGGTTCGCGTTGTCGGCGTTGGTGTGGCAGACGTGCAACGCCGTACCCGACAGGATCAGGTCGTGAACGACGCGGCCCTTGGGAGTCGTCGCGGCGACGCTGTTGACGCCCTTGAGGTAGAGCGGGTGATGCGTGACCAGCAGGTCGTACTCCCCCGCGATCGCCTCATCGACCACCGCTCGCATCGGGTCCACGGCGAACAAGATGCGGCGCACGGGTTGCGCCGGATCCCCCGTCACCAGACCGACCGCGTCCCAGCTCTCCGCCCAGGACGGGTCATAGAGGCGATCGAGAACGGCCAGCACATCGGCAAGAGTCGGCGTCACCCGCCCTATCCTGCCAAAGAACGCCCTCACAGCTATCCGGACGGGAATCGTCCGCGATGCGTATTACCGTGATCGGCATGGCTATCGCACAATTCCCCAGCTTTGTCATCGACTGCCCCGATCCCGGCGTGCTCGCGAGGTTCTATGGCGCGCTGCTGGATTGGAAGGTCAGCGTCTCCGACGACTGGGCCGAGATCCGCGCCGAGGGGCAGTGCATCTCGTTCCAGCCGGTGGAGAAGTACACCCCGCCCGTCTGGCCGGGCCAAGAGGTGCCCCAGCAGATGCACCTCGACGTGATGGTCGAGGACCTGGACGCCGGTGAGGCCGCAGTGCTCGAACTCGGCGCGACCAAACACGACCACCAACCCGGCACAACCTTCCGCGTCTTCCTAGACCCCGCCGGCCACCCCTTCTGCCTCTGCGTCAGCTAGGCAGGTTTCGACGCGCGAGTGGACAGCCCGGCAGCGTCCGCCGGATGTCACACCGTCCTGTCGTGGTGAATGATTTGCCAGGGACTGTCAGCGGTTCGGTAGATCAGGTTGCTGCACGCATTCCTCAGGTCGGCGGCCGGGATCGCACCATCGGATATCGCCAGCAGAAGGCTCTTGATCACCGAGCCGTGGGTCACGACCAGGGCGGATCCTCCAGCTGACCTGGTCGCCAGCCGTTCCAGTACCGGCCAACATCGGCCGCGGACGTCCGCGCGGGTCTCGGAGGCGGGATAGACGCCATCCGGGAACCGTCTGGCGGCTTCAACCTTGGTCAGGCCTGAGGCCGCGCCGTAGTCCCGTTCCATCAGCTCAGGGATTGCAACCGGTTCGGGCAGGCCAAGGCGCGCGGCCATGATCGTGGCCGTCTCCCAGGCGCGGCACAGCGGACTGCTCACCAGCAGATCCCAACGGTCGACGGCCAGTGCGTCGGCGAGTTTCCGGGCCTGGTCTCGCCCCCGGTCGTTGAGTGGAACGTCTTCGCGGCCTTGGAGCCTGCCTTCGCTATTCCAAGCCGTCTCGCCGTGTCGGACGAGGCAGATCGACGTCACTGAGGGGGAGCCGACGCGGTCCACTCGTCAGGAGAAGTGCTTGTTCAGGATGTCGATCGCGAGCGGTTGCAGGACTGCTGCCCGCTCGCTGTCGAGGGCGGTCTTGCTTGTGACCCCTCGGGGGAGGCCGAGCCCGAACTGCAGGCGCAGCGTGATGCGGTCCGCGACCTCGACGTACAGGTCGTCACGGCGAGACTTGGGCTCCACGAACGAGAAGTGCGTTCCCGGCCGGCCCTGCACGGTGACCTCCTTCCCGTGCGGCACGTACACGGTCTTCGGCGTCGGTGGCGCGTCGACGACCGATACCGCGAAGCTTTGCCCGTGCGACTGCTCGACGAACTCGCAGCTCCGGTGCGCCAGATACTTAGCTGAACTGTTGAGAGTCGCAGGTCGGAACCCCGGCCCTAGGTGCTTGCGGACAGCATCAACGGCTATGGCGCAGTTGACATTCGGATCGGCCTTGACCCGCCGCAGAACCTCCTGAGCTCCTGTCGGCGCCTCGACCTGGTGGTAGGGCTCGCACGGCTCAAGGGTCCCGACGTCAGCACAGGCACCTGCAGCCGCCCTATCCGGCTCACCCGACTTGTAGATCAGCGGGTGCTGCGGTTTGGCCTGAGCCGGCGGCGGACCGTCGAGCACCTTCATCAGGACCAGCGCGCTCTTGTCCGCCTGGGCACAGGTCTTCGCCCGTACCGTCACCACGCGCTTGGGAGCGGTCGCAACGCCTGAGGGGCCTTGGCTCCATTCGAGGTCACAACCGGAGTACGTGTACTGGCGGACACGCTTACCGCCGAGCTGTCGGACAGTCGCGTCAGACGACGGCTTGAAGTCACGGCCGAAGCTCAGCTCGACCTGCAGTCCGTCGGGATCAGTGCACCCGTCCAGCCCGTTGGCGAAGTCGTGCTTACTCGTCGGCGCCGTCAGGCCTAGAGACCGCGCGAGCGCCGTACAAGCGTTCCAGCGGGCCGCAGGCATCCGGGCGAGATTGGCCTCCGGATTCGCCAGCCGGGTGATGACCGCCTCCGTCATCGTCCGAACTCGCTTGCAGGTAGCGGGGGTCGGGTCTCGCAAAGTCGTCAATCCCACCTCGATCGTGTGGGTGAAGCTGACGGGAATGTCCGCCTTACACCGATCGAGGTCCGGGCCCTGGAAGTACACCCGCGCACCCTTGACGGTCTGTAGGTCACTCCCGTACCGCTCCTGCCAGGTCAGCGGCGTGCCGAGGGTCAGCGTCATGCTCTCGCCCACGCCGGTCTCGAGCCGGCAGCGATGAGGCGTCATCGGCACCGCCTTCGCCGAACCCATCAGCGCGCAGGCGTCGAGCCGGGTCAGCGCCGCCGCAACCGCCGCGGGATCCCGATCCTTCGGCACCTCGGCCTTGGGATGGACGACGGCAGGCAGATCCGGCAACGGCCCGCCGTCCGGCTTGTCTTCCTTGCCTCCGGTGCACCCGCTCAAGGCGCAGACGAGCAGGACCCCGAGAACCACGCGCGCGATCGACACCGCAAAAGGCTAGGCGTACCCAGGGTCAGAAGTATTTGCCGACAATGGCGTTCGTCAGGGGTTCGATTTCGGCGCTGCGATCGACGTCGTTCGGCTTGGCCCGACCTCGTGGCGGGCCGAACGAGAAGGTGACCGACAAGTGGATCTCGTTCGTCACCGCGACCGTCGCCTGCGTCAATGTCGGAATCGGCGTGTCCAGGACCCCGGGATGCCCGCTGAACTCCTTCTGCACAGTGCCGGACGGCGCTCTCTTCCAGCCATCGGTGAGTCCGACCGTCACCTTCAACTCGTGCGACGGCTCGACGAAGACGCATTCCGGCGTCCGTTCGTCGCTGCCGACTCGCGTCACCGGCTGGAACCTCGGCCCGAGTCGATCCCAGACCACGTCGACCGCGATCGCGCACAGCACATTCGGATCTGCGTCGACCTGGCGCACCACCTCGACCGCACCGCCGCTCGGTACGTCGACCGGGTGGTACGGCTCGCACGCCGGCTTGACCGGCAGTTCGCGACACCCGCCGGCTCGCGGGCTATCCGGCTCCATCACGCCGTACGTCAACGCGCCGGCAAACCCCGGTCCCGCGGGTGGCGCCGTACTGAGCGTCTTCATCGTCGCCACCGCGAGTCGTTTCGCCTCGGCACAGTCCGCTGCCTTGAGCTCGATCTCGCGCTGCCCGAATTCGGGATCCTTAGCGCCCGAGGTGCCCTGGTTCCAGGGCACCCGGCAGCCGTTGCCCACCAATTTGTAGATCTTGCGTCCGCCGAGTGGTTCCATGTCCCGGTAGCGCAGTTGTGGTCCATAGCGGAACGACAAAGTCGCCACGCGAGCCACCGCGGCCATGTCGCTCCGGTTTGTGGGCACCTGCTCGCAGTCGTCCAGACCGGCGTCACCAGCCGCCAACTTCCCGGCCGATGCGCCGAGGACGTGCCCCAGCACCGTACAAGCGTCCCAGCGCGCCGCCGCCGGGATGACCGGAATGGCCGCCGGCTTCGCGAGTAGACGCACCGCGGTCGCGGCAGCCTTCTCGGCCGCGGCGCATCCCTTGGGCTTCTCCTTGCTACTGATCTTGATCGTCTGGGTGAAGCTCACCGGTAGGAAGACATCGCAGGCGTCAGTCCACAACGGCAGGTTGCGATAAGCCTTCGCGCCACCGATCACCAGCACTTCGAGCTTGTCCCGCGCATCCATCGACAGCGCCGCGCCGAGCCGGATGGTCAGCGCGGTCGCGGCCCGGCAGCCGTGCGGTCCGATCGGGACCTTGCCCGGCGCCGGGCCCAGCAACGCGCACGCGTCGATCTTGCGCAGAGCCGAGAGCACCGCCGCCGGATCGCGGTCCTTCGGCACCGGCGCCGCCTCGTGCACGACCGGCTGCACCTTCGCCTTCTCCTCCGGGTCGGACGAACACGCCACCGATCCGGTCATCAGTAGCAACAGGACAACGGCAAGACGAATGAACGACACCCGCGAAGATTAAGTGCCTCCAGGGGTCAGGTTTTCGAGCCGGATAGGGCGATGCCTTCGACGATCTGTCGTTGGGCGATGACGAAGATGATGAGCAGTGGCGCGGCCGCGAGGGTGGAGGCGGCCATCAGGCTGGTCCAGTCCGAGGAGTACTGGCCTTTGAACTGGTTGACCAGCAGCGGGATGGTGAAGTTCTCCTCGCTGTTGAGGAAGATCAGCGGCGAGAAGAAGTTGTTCCACTGGCCGAGGAAGGTGAAGATCCCCAGCGCCGTGAGCGGTGTCCGCAGCAACGGCAGCACGATCGTGAGGAAGATCCGCGCCCGGCTCGCTCCGTCGATGGCCGCGGCCTCCTCCAGCTCGAGCGGGATGCCCCGGATGTACTGCCGGAGCAGGAAGACGCCGAACGCGTTGAACATCGCCGGTGGCACGATCAGCGCCAGGTGGGTGTCCACCCAGCCGAGCCAGCCCATGATCAGGTACAGCGGGATGATCGTCAGCTGGATCGGCACCATCATCGTGGCCAGGAAGGCGATGAACAGCGT
Encoded here:
- a CDS encoding phytanoyl-CoA dioxygenase family protein, giving the protein MLTSNGYRLDESPARLGELVAVPDAERGDRQALWERLRREGYLYLPGALDQETVRGFRRYYFDALAATGLIQLGSDPQVGLAGAQIDREALRHVLFGQVVPGAAYRAFCTQPAVRDWYAWFLGGETFLHKRKIIRHTAPGETGIGTATQAHYDLVYLRDGTDRVLSSWIPLGDCPVTRGGLVYLERSHHRVLADEANDWLKPPAASITADLPSLADEYDARWLVADYAAGDMVVHTAYTVHAALDNVDAGGVMRLSTDIRYQRADQPIDLRWQNDWHDRDWL
- a CDS encoding GNAT family N-acetyltransferase, with the translated sequence MTGEVEGAVVIRRIGRPGDLGWVVQAHGELYAREFGFDSRFEAVVLEIMASFTRRDPEREAGWIAELNGRRVGCILCVRADDDDSGETAKLRVLLVHPDGRGHGIGGRLVDTCLAFARSVGYQRMKLWTTDQQVVAQKIYTDRGFALTGKRPNATLSATDLFYALDLTV
- a CDS encoding winged helix-turn-helix domain-containing protein produces the protein MAAVRRPGGELIPIDAARRIALNAQGFAEPKPSGRVDVRHLRRAIDRVGVLQLDSVNVLCRSHYLPLFARLGPYSRTALDRMCWGGAKRELFEYFWGHKASLLPLSSYPLMRWRMRAAERQDWNAPLDPDLTAPWSVVAGMRRLSVERPGFVEDVLAIVTERGPLTAGEANPDGLRRKRTDPDPDPTTGRMWNWQDAKIAIEYLFCTGRVAIAGRRNFERLYDLTERVLPADVLPGPGPTADEARRELVRISARSLGIATARELCGATGGHFPLPTATAKRVIGELVDTGELVPVRVEGVPQQGYLWSDAEDQPVRARALLSPFDTLIWNRDRTHRLFDFFYRIGIYTPAAQRVHGYYVLPFLLGDRLVARVDLKADRRNSALVVPTITAEPGIPDADIAEPLAAELDLMADWLELDRVLVTADSDLGRALTF
- a CDS encoding bifunctional RNase H/acid phosphatase, which translates into the protein MIDHVIVEADGGSRGNPGPAAYGSLVRDPASGEVIAQVGVTIGIATNNVAEYSGLIAGLELAREYAPDASIEVRMDSKLVIEQMAGRWKVKHPDMKPLAAKAQSLAPLGTEWTWVPRAQNSAADALANMALDGKTVPLRPTEVVAAKGVDEEPSDLAKALQGWGAQAEPPTQVIFLRHGETPHTVDKRFSGSGGDDPGLSENGEAQARAAAAYLKARVGQIDAIVSSPMRRAQQTASAVAASYGLDVDISPEWRECSFGDWDGFTFAEVQHKWPDQMNAWLASTAVAPPNGESFEMCGRRIRAARDGILSTYPGKTVVVVTHVTPIKLMVRAVLQAPMSSLFRMELRPATITEIHWYADGLASLRSFNTIPALV
- a CDS encoding helix-turn-helix transcriptional regulator, encoding MSRVHAEPNKHWSTYLTPGPVHRRLGLFCLGAGEGQNPPEPSPERALGCHAAVLLRSGHGALLHSPRRQLVEVRAPAVLWLFPGVLHGYRPAGAGWTQAWVLFDGPATAAYGALGYLDPDRPVLPLGTAPSGPYGDRLRVEKAFAQLLDLTPQELILGVRLNEAKALLTGSTLTIATIAHRIGYDDPAYFSRLFTTRVGQSPRTFRTHGAITAKSPT
- a CDS encoding TetR/AcrR family transcriptional regulator translates to MTTTGTPPSARETELLERAYAYSLEHGLADLSLRPLATAIGSSPRVLLFLFGSKDGLIRALLNRARADELALLDRIPTQYDEPGLEVVARELWKWLSAPERRALMQLWVEAYGRSLVDPAGPWADYARTSVEVWLELLAKAQPAAVRRTARGRARRTAVLAMLRGGLLDLLATGDLKRTTAAVESLLHE
- a CDS encoding RNB domain-containing ribonuclease translates to MPLQKVHFAEEVPEVFRASLQAIRRELEVPAEFPAEVVAAALHAAANPRLPALDRTEIEFVTIDPPDSMDLDQALHIERAGDGYTVHYAIADVAAWVQPGDPIDLEARKRGETLYAPDKRTPLHPPELSEGAASLLPDEVRPALLWTITVDAAGEGTEVDVRRALVKSRAKLNYAGVQKDLDAGTAGESLTLLREVGLLREQRERARGGVNLPIPDQEVVTGNGDWTLEFRAQLPVEGWNAQISLLTGMAAAQLMMNGKIGILRTLPDSQDGVRSRLENTAKALSIPWPPGLSYADFIHTLDAKVPAHAAMLAACTVLFRGAGYTAFSGSVPEQPEHAAMKSSYAHVTAPLRRLVDRWTSEICVALCAGSEVPAWVHESMNEIPKIMEECDRKANAYERAIVGMVEAGLVADEVGQEFDGVITDVDEREPTRGIVVLSDVAVEGRVTGTTQLPLGQPVRVRLTAADIAKRLVAFSLVQ